A genomic region of Zea mays cultivar B73 chromosome 6, Zm-B73-REFERENCE-NAM-5.0, whole genome shotgun sequence contains the following coding sequences:
- the LOC100280585 gene encoding Guanine nucleotide-binding protein subunit beta-like protein A-like, translating into MAGAQESLSLVGTMRGHNGEVTAIATPIDNSPFIVSSSRDKSLLVWDLTNPVHSTPESGATADYGVPFRRLTGHSHFVQDVVLSSDGQFALSGSWDGELRLWDLSTGLTTRRFVGHEKDVLSVAFSVDNRQIVSASRDKTIKLWNTLGECKYTIGGDLGGGEGHNGWVSCVRFSPNTFQPTIVSGSWDRTVKVWNLTNCKLRCTLDGHGGYVNAVAVSPDGSLCASGGKDGVTLLWDLAEGKRLYSLDAGSIIHSLCFSPNRYWLCAATQDSVKIWDLESKHVVQDLKPDIQISKNQILYCTSLSWSADGSTLYTGYTDGSIRVWKISGYGYAG; encoded by the exons ATGGCTGGCGCGCAGGAGTCCCTCTCTCTGGTGGGCACGATGCGCGGCCACAACGGCGAGGTGACGGCGATCGCGACCCCGATCGACAACTCGCCGTTCATCGTCTCCTCCTCCCGCGACAAGTCCCTGCTGGTGTGGGACCTGACCAACCCGGTCCACTCCACCCCGGAATCCGGCGCCACCGCCGACTACGGCGTCCCCTTCCGCCGCCTCACCGGCCACTCCCACTTCGTCCAGGACGTCGTCCTCAGTTCCGACGGCCAGTTCGCCCTTTCCGGCTCCTGGGATGGAGAGCTCCGCCTCTGGGACCTCTCCACCGGCCTCACCACCCGCCGCTTCGTCGGCCACGAGAAGGATGTCCTCTCCGTTGCCTTCTCCGTTGACAACCGCCAGATCGTCTCCGCGTCCCGCGACAAGACCATTAAGCTCTGGAACACCCTCGGTGAGTGCAAGTACACCATCGGAGGTGACCTCGGTGGCGGCGAGGGCCACAACGGGTGGGTCTCCTGCGTCAGGTTCTCCCCAAACACATTTCAGCCCACCATTGTCTCCGGTTCCTGGGACCGCACCGTCAAGGTCTGGAACCTTACGAACTGCAAGCTGCGCTGCACTCTCGATGGTCATGGCGGATATGTTAACGCCGTCGCCGTGAGCCCCGATGGATCGCTCTGCGCCTCCGGCGGGAAGGACGGTGTTACTCTGCTGTGGGATTTGGCTGAGGGGAAGAGGCTGTACTCGCTGGATGCGGGCTCCATCATCCACTCCCTCTGCTTCTCGCCCAACCGCTACTGGCTCTGCGCTGCGACCCAGGACTCTGTTAAGATCTGGGACCTTGAGTCGAAGCACGTCGTGCAGGACCTCAAGCCTGACATCCAGATCTCCAAGAACCAG ATCCTGTACTGCACAAGCTTGAGCTGGAGCGCCGATGGAAGCACCCTCTACACTGGCTACACCGATGGGTCTATCAGGGTCTGGAAGATCTCTGGATATGGCTACGCAGGCTAG
- the LOC100383638 gene encoding uncharacterized protein LOC100383638, with the protein MSSSLYKQLGLSGAGSPLSGRHLALLVLGAGFLALTVFVVHPNEFRIQSFFSGSSCGGRTVTDAAAAAVASPHGDTTTEKEDDARADDVRVLIGIQTLPSKRARRHLLRDVYSLQAREHPPVAGSVDVRFVFCNVTSPDDAVLVAVEALRYGDIIVLDCAENMDNGKTYTFFSTVARAFNGSGRRPRYDYVMKADDDTYLRLPALVESLRGAAREDAYYGLQMPCDTENFYPFPPFMSGMGYALSWDLVQWVASSDLARREQNGPEDMWTGRWLNLAGKGKNRYDNAPRMYNYKGASPDSCFRHGFVPDTIAVHMLKDDARWAETLAYFNATSGLYRQPLPAASSP; encoded by the coding sequence ATGTCGTCGTCCCTGTACAAGCAGCTGGGCCTTTCGGGAGCCGGCTCCCCGCTCTCCGGCCGCCACCTCGCCCTTCTCGTCCTCGGCGCCGGCTTCCTCGCGCTCACCGTCTTCGTCGTCCACCCTAACGAGTTCCGGATCCAATCTTTCTTCTCAGGCAGCAGCTGTGGCGGCCGTACCGTCACGGACGCAGCCGCCGCCGCAGTCGCCAGTCCTCACGGTGACACCAccacggagaaggaggacgacgcaCGGGCGGACGACGTGCGCGTCCTCATCGGCATCCAGACGCTGCCGAGCAAGCGCGCGCGGCGGCACCTGCTGCGGGACGTGTACTCGCTGCAGGCGCGGGAGCACCCGCCGGTCGCCGGCAGCGTGGACGTCCGTTTCGTGTTCTGTAACGTGACGTCCCCGGACGACGCGGtgctggtggcggtggaggccctCCGCTACGGCGACATCATCGTGCTGGACTGCGCGGAGAACATGGACAACGGCAAGACGTACACCTTCTTCTCCACCGTGGCGCGCGCGTTCAACGGCAGCGGCCGGCGACCGAGGTACGACTACGTGATGAAGGCCGACGACGACACGTACCTGCGGCTGCCGGCGCTGGTAGAGTCGCTGCGCGGCGCGGCGAGGGAGGACGCCTACTACGGGCTGCAGATGCCGTGCGACACGGAGAACTTCTACCCGTTCCCGCCCTTCATGTCCGGGATGGGGTACGCGCTGTCGTGGGACCTGGTGCAGTGGGTGGCGTCCTCGGACTTGGCCCGCCGCGAGCAGAACGGGCCCGAGGACATGTGGACGGGGCGGTGGCTCAACCTCGCCGGCAAGGGCAAGAACCGGTACGACAACGCGCCGAGGATGTACAACTACAAGGGCGCGTCGCCGGACAGCTGCTTCCGCCACGGCTTCGTCCCGGACACCATCGCCGTGCACATGCTCAAGGACGACGCGCGGTGGGCCGAGACGCTCGCCTACTTCAACGCCACCTCGGGCCTCTACCGCCAGCCGCTGCCGGCGGCCAGCTCTCCCTGA